In Nocardioides bizhenqiangii, the DNA window GGTGCTCCTGCACCTTCTCGACCAGCTCGTCGTCGTCGGCGCCACGGATCGTGACGTCACACGGGCACCGCAGGGACGGCATCGGACGCGCGCTCAGGCGGTAGCGGGCGAGGTCCGGCGACGCGCGTAGACCACCGTCGCGGCGCCGCCGCCGAGCAGTCCCACGCCGACCAGCAGCCACAGCATCGCCGGGCCACCGGTGTCGGGCAGCAGGCCGCCCGGTCCGTTGTCGTCGGGCGGGTTGTTGTCGTCGACGGAGTTGACGGCGAACGCCTCGGAGGCGCGGCAGCGGGCGAAGGTGTTGTCGCTCGGGAAGAAGCGCGCGGTGGCGGCGTAGCTGCGGTCCTTGTCGAGCACGGGCCCGACGATCCGCTTGGAGCCGCCGTTGTAGTTGACGGTCCGGTCCCACACGGCGTCGCCGCTGGGCCGCTCGGTGATCGTCACCGCGATGTCGCCGGTCGGAGTCGTCTGCGAGTTGGCGTCGACCGAGACCCTGATCACGACCCGCTTGCCGGGCTCGACGACCGCCGGGACGCTGATCGAGCAGTCGGTCTCGATCGACCCCGAGTACGGATCGGGCGCAGCGGCACCCGCGTGCGCGGGCACACCAACAAGCGAGACGGCCCCGAGAATGGCACCGGCGAGCACAACCGATCCGCGCATAACTGCCCCTTTGTTCATCCGGCTCAACGTCCCAGGCTCCGACAGGTCACCCTTCGAGCGCGAGATTTCGAGAAATGACGCCGACGGCGGTGCGACGGTGGCCGCGAGCGCAGTCGC includes these proteins:
- a CDS encoding DUF1059 domain-containing protein, whose amino-acid sequence is MPSLRCPCDVTIRGADDDELVEKVQEHLAAEHPGREYSREEILFMAM
- a CDS encoding LPXTG cell wall anchor domain-containing protein, which gives rise to MRGSVVLAGAILGAVSLVGVPAHAGAAAPDPYSGSIETDCSISVPAVVEPGKRVVIRVSVDANSQTTPTGDIAVTITERPSGDAVWDRTVNYNGGSKRIVGPVLDKDRSYAATARFFPSDNTFARCRASEAFAVNSVDDNNPPDDNGPGGLLPDTGGPAMLWLLVGVGLLGGGAATVVYARRRTSPATA